A genomic segment from Nitrospira sp. encodes:
- a CDS encoding NAD(P)-dependent glycerol-3-phosphate dehydrogenase gives MQGKPEDQRVAVIGAGAWGTALAHLLAAKGMPVWLWAYEREVVDAIRNKHENTVFLPGRKLHANITPTGTLPDAIQQATLVIFAVPSHAARTVLSQLTSLLSSPVPFISATKGIEEGTMSLMSDVMKELLVPVMHPTILVLSGPSFAQEVGQGLPTAVTLAGQDANTVKRIQALLMTPMFRVYASADMVGVQLGGALKNVMAIATGVVDGLKLGHNARAALITRGLAEMVRLGVAMKADPKTFYGLSGLGDLVLTSTGPLSRNYGVGVRLGQGETIEEVLKGSRTVAEGVRTARAVLGLAQRYKVDMPLVQEVYKVLYEGKLSRQSVVELMMRAAKDEADGAKP, from the coding sequence ATGCAGGGTAAACCTGAAGACCAGCGGGTGGCTGTCATCGGAGCGGGTGCCTGGGGCACGGCGCTCGCGCATTTGCTCGCGGCCAAGGGTATGCCGGTTTGGCTCTGGGCCTATGAACGCGAAGTGGTAGACGCGATCCGCAACAAGCACGAAAACACCGTCTTTCTTCCGGGCCGCAAGCTGCACGCCAACATTACGCCAACTGGGACGCTGCCCGATGCGATTCAACAGGCCACGTTGGTCATCTTTGCCGTACCGTCGCACGCCGCCCGTACGGTGCTGAGCCAGCTCACGTCGCTTCTGTCTTCGCCGGTGCCGTTCATCAGTGCGACCAAAGGCATCGAGGAGGGCACCATGTCGCTCATGTCCGATGTGATGAAGGAACTGCTGGTGCCGGTGATGCATCCCACAATCCTGGTGCTCTCCGGTCCCAGCTTCGCGCAGGAGGTCGGGCAGGGTCTGCCCACCGCGGTGACGCTGGCAGGCCAGGATGCGAACACGGTGAAACGGATTCAAGCCCTGCTCATGACGCCGATGTTCCGCGTGTACGCGTCCGCCGATATGGTTGGCGTCCAGCTCGGTGGTGCATTGAAAAACGTCATGGCGATTGCCACCGGCGTGGTGGACGGGTTGAAGCTCGGGCACAACGCGCGGGCCGCCCTGATCACGCGCGGGCTGGCCGAAATGGTCCGCCTCGGCGTCGCCATGAAGGCGGACCCCAAAACCTTTTACGGACTGTCCGGGCTTGGTGATCTCGTGCTGACCAGCACGGGCCCGCTCAGTCGAAATTACGGCGTCGGCGTCCGGCTGGGGCAGGGTGAAACGATCGAGGAAGTTTTGAAGGGCTCCCGCACGGTGGCCGAGGGCGTCCGGACCGCGCGGGCCGTGCTGGGTCTGGCTCAGAGGTACAAGGTGGATATGCCGCTCGTGCAGGAAGTCTACAAGGTTCTCTATGAAGGCAAGCTCTCCCGGCAGTCGGTTGTTGAGCTGATGATGCGGGCGGCCAAGGACGAAGCCGACGGGGCCAAACCATGA
- a CDS encoding tRNA pseudouridine(13) synthase TruD, with amino-acid sequence MPTHADETLPYLTGHLTGTGGVIRSTPEDFRVEEKPLYLPCGQGEHLYLSITKCGLSTPQLVSKLSSTLGVKAQGIGVAGLKDARAVTTQMVSVHGATPELITRLKTDEQVRSIEILGRHRNRLRPGHHSGNTFRLVIRKTEPSASAVVPQIMEELTKRGVPNYFGPQRQGRQGTNFEVGAALLYDEQRRNKMPRAKRIWYLNAYQSILFNRILSKRIARIDRILVGDWAMKHANGACFHVEDAAVEQKRVDVFEISPTGVLFGSRASWATGEPGGIEREVAAEFDATPESLLEAGKACGFRGERRALRVKLESPNWSVEGDTVTVSFTLPPGAYATNVLRELTKIYELG; translated from the coding sequence ATGCCTACGCACGCTGACGAGACGCTGCCGTATTTGACCGGGCATCTGACCGGTACTGGCGGTGTGATCCGCAGCACGCCGGAGGATTTTCGTGTTGAGGAGAAACCGCTCTATCTGCCGTGCGGTCAGGGGGAGCATTTGTATCTGTCCATCACCAAGTGCGGGCTTTCCACACCGCAGCTTGTTTCGAAATTGTCCTCTACACTTGGTGTGAAGGCGCAGGGAATCGGCGTGGCCGGGTTGAAAGACGCGCGCGCGGTCACGACCCAGATGGTGTCGGTGCATGGGGCGACCCCGGAATTAATTACCAGGCTCAAGACAGACGAACAGGTGCGGTCTATTGAGATACTGGGCCGCCACCGGAATCGCCTCAGGCCCGGCCACCACTCAGGTAATACGTTTCGTCTTGTGATTCGAAAAACCGAGCCGTCCGCATCAGCCGTCGTCCCGCAGATCATGGAAGAATTAACCAAACGCGGCGTGCCCAACTATTTCGGTCCACAGCGACAGGGACGCCAGGGTACTAATTTCGAAGTGGGCGCAGCGCTGCTCTACGATGAACAACGGCGGAACAAAATGCCCCGCGCCAAGCGCATCTGGTATCTCAACGCCTACCAATCCATTCTGTTTAATCGCATTCTCTCCAAGCGTATTGCCCGGATTGACCGCATACTCGTCGGCGACTGGGCAATGAAGCACGCCAACGGTGCCTGCTTTCACGTCGAAGACGCGGCGGTGGAGCAGAAACGGGTTGATGTCTTCGAGATCAGTCCAACGGGAGTGCTGTTCGGCTCGCGAGCCTCCTGGGCAACAGGCGAGCCGGGTGGAATTGAACGGGAAGTGGCTGCCGAGTTCGATGCGACGCCCGAATCGTTGCTGGAAGCGGGAAAAGCCTGCGGCTTTCGCGGCGAACGCCGCGCCTTGCGCGTGAAGTTGGAGAGTCCGAATTGGTCTGTTGAAGGTGACACCGTAACGGTGAGTTTTACGCTCCCGCCCGGCGCGTATGCTACCAATGTGCTGAGAGAATTAACAAAGATTTACGAGTTGGGCTGA
- a CDS encoding sel1 repeat family protein gives MRRLYFCEFGTYSMRHMPAALSLFGGSCMNRRYLLLVSTLFAASIFPNLALADESKEVTELSARCDRGDAKGCFNLGVIYDRRAFFTQDADAVRAAAMFRNACHGGYAAGCFYLGLMHEDGRGVNQDFTEAVALFRKACVGGDALGCFNLGVLYEAGTNVRQSNSDALNYYGKACDLKSEGGCESYARLKNKR, from the coding sequence GTGCGAAGGCTTTACTTCTGCGAATTCGGCACCTACTCAATGAGGCATATGCCTGCTGCACTTTCTCTTTTCGGAGGTTCTTGTATGAATCGTCGGTATCTGTTGCTCGTCAGTACGCTATTTGCAGCGTCGATTTTCCCAAATCTCGCCTTGGCAGACGAGTCTAAGGAAGTCACGGAACTGAGTGCGCGATGCGACCGAGGCGATGCGAAAGGGTGTTTCAATCTGGGTGTGATCTATGATAGGCGTGCTTTTTTCACACAAGACGCTGACGCTGTCCGGGCGGCAGCGATGTTTCGCAATGCGTGTCACGGGGGATATGCGGCAGGGTGTTTCTATTTGGGTCTGATGCATGAAGATGGGAGAGGCGTGAATCAAGACTTTACTGAGGCGGTGGCATTGTTTCGTAAAGCGTGTGTTGGAGGTGATGCGTTGGGGTGTTTCAATCTGGGTGTGCTATATGAAGCTGGAACAAATGTCAGGCAAAGCAACTCGGACGCACTGAACTATTACGGGAAAGCGTGCGATCTGAAGTCTGAGGGGGGGTGCGAGAGCTACGCGCGATTGAAAAACAAGAGGTGA
- the larC gene encoding nickel pincer cofactor biosynthesis protein LarC, translated as MATVTQLHFDCFSGMSGDMTLGALVDAGLPLADLTKGLKAVPLRGYSLRARAVRRNGIPATKVDVNIRDGLRAPLSVARIHKLISSSRLPDPVKTRSHEVFDRLAMAEGQAHKVLVAHVHFHEVGVIDSLVDVIGSVLGCHLLGAERITASPVNLGSGTIACEHGTLPVPGPAVGALAKGLPVYSAGPARELTTPTGLALVSVLAQEFTLLPLMRPTAIGYGAGGADPHGWTNALRVFIGEAVPSALPDQDVIVQLETNLDDLNPQAYETVMARLFAAGALDVTLAPVIMKRGRPGIVLTALALPNKADAVAGVILSDTTSLGVRMQEIRRRLLARQMEAVSLRNGVVRIKVATLGRGKTKAAPEYQDCKRIAEKTGRPVHEVMAEAAAAHRARRKK; from the coding sequence ATGGCCACCGTGACGCAGCTTCATTTTGATTGTTTTTCCGGCATGAGCGGCGACATGACCCTTGGCGCCCTTGTGGACGCGGGGCTTCCATTGGCCGACCTGACAAAGGGGCTCAAGGCTGTGCCGCTCCGCGGCTATTCGTTGCGTGCCCGGGCCGTCCGGCGGAACGGGATACCTGCCACCAAGGTGGACGTGAACATCCGGGATGGATTACGCGCGCCGCTATCCGTCGCACGCATTCACAAGCTGATTTCGTCGAGCCGCCTTCCTGATCCAGTTAAAACCAGGAGCCACGAAGTCTTTGATCGACTGGCGATGGCCGAGGGACAGGCGCACAAAGTGCTGGTGGCCCACGTGCATTTTCACGAAGTTGGCGTGATCGACTCGCTGGTGGATGTGATCGGCAGTGTGTTGGGCTGCCACCTGCTTGGCGCAGAGCGGATCACCGCGTCGCCCGTCAATCTGGGATCGGGCACCATTGCATGCGAGCACGGCACGTTGCCGGTGCCCGGACCTGCGGTGGGGGCGCTTGCGAAAGGGCTGCCGGTCTATAGCGCTGGGCCTGCGCGCGAATTGACGACGCCAACGGGCCTCGCGCTGGTGAGCGTGCTCGCGCAGGAATTCACGCTACTGCCGCTCATGAGACCAACGGCCATCGGCTACGGGGCGGGAGGAGCCGATCCTCACGGCTGGACCAACGCGCTGCGCGTGTTCATCGGCGAGGCCGTGCCATCGGCCCTCCCCGATCAGGACGTCATCGTGCAGCTCGAGACCAATTTGGACGATCTAAACCCGCAGGCCTATGAAACTGTCATGGCACGCTTGTTTGCCGCCGGCGCGTTGGACGTGACCCTCGCGCCAGTCATCATGAAGCGCGGCCGGCCGGGCATTGTATTGACCGCGCTCGCCTTGCCGAACAAGGCAGACGCGGTGGCAGGCGTGATCCTGTCCGATACGACGTCGCTCGGCGTGCGCATGCAGGAGATTCGGCGGCGCCTGCTGGCCCGTCAGATGGAGGCCGTGTCGCTGCGCAACGGGGTAGTGCGCATCAAGGTCGCGACGCTGGGTCGTGGAAAAACCAAGGCGGCACCGGAATACCAAGACTGCAAGCGAATTGCTGAAAAAACGGGGCGGCCCGTGCACGAAGTCATGGCCGAAGCGGCTGCTGCCCATCGCGCGCGCCGTAAAAAGTAA
- the larB gene encoding nickel pincer cofactor biosynthesis protein LarB, whose product MTREQIEHLLRQVQRGRLSLSAAVRRLESLPYEDLGFATVDHHRALRQGFPEVIFCEGKTTAQVVAIAKGLLAKGGPLLATRVSAQTAKALKKLNRRAQYHELARTVLVQPQPPARTGDILIVTAGTADVPVAEEARVTAESMGSRVETLYDVGVAGIHRVLTRHERIRRAQVLIVVAGMDGVLPSVVGGLVDKPVIAVPTSRGYGASFGGLAALLTMLNSCAAGVGVMNIDNGFGAGVLAHRINVLGKGQGAGG is encoded by the coding sequence ATGACCCGCGAACAGATCGAACACCTGCTGCGCCAGGTGCAGCGCGGACGCCTCTCTCTGTCGGCTGCGGTGCGCCGCTTGGAAAGCCTCCCCTACGAAGACCTCGGTTTCGCCACCGTCGATCACCATCGCGCGCTCCGCCAGGGATTTCCGGAAGTCATTTTCTGTGAAGGGAAGACGACGGCGCAGGTCGTGGCCATCGCGAAGGGGCTGCTAGCGAAAGGCGGCCCGCTGCTGGCCACGCGGGTGTCGGCCCAGACCGCAAAGGCGCTGAAAAAACTGAACCGCCGCGCGCAGTACCACGAGCTGGCCCGCACGGTGTTGGTGCAGCCGCAGCCGCCGGCGCGCACGGGCGACATCTTGATTGTGACGGCGGGGACGGCCGATGTGCCGGTGGCTGAGGAGGCGCGCGTGACGGCCGAGAGTATGGGCAGCCGCGTCGAAACGCTCTACGACGTCGGCGTGGCCGGCATCCATCGCGTGCTGACCCGCCATGAGCGTATCCGGCGCGCGCAGGTGCTGATCGTGGTAGCCGGCATGGACGGAGTGTTGCCCAGCGTGGTTGGAGGGCTCGTGGACAAGCCGGTGATCGCCGTACCAACGAGCCGCGGCTACGGCGCGAGTTTCGGCGGCCTCGCGGCGCTGCTGACAATGCTCAATTCTTGCGCGGCCGGGGTCGGCGTTATGAACATCGACAACGGGTTCGGCGCCGGTGTCCTGGCGCATCGGATTAATGTCTTAGGCAAGGGGCAAGGGGCTGGAGGCTAG
- a CDS encoding HEAT repeat domain-containing protein has translation MRLHSQRGPVNPTVGLLLLGFIVACVWIWKRLPPELQDQIVEQAVPVVAAAAVVLLLVWRIVKRIRRRAHMKQERALLLAQFQKATAPDKRLELACTLVEINDYQMEGLESVADEFQTVFSKTLTTALGDKLYRDRGRAASYLGVLCDPRVVPLMMKALDDDHWWVRSQAALGLGRMRAKEAKAKLEEMAAEDWDQTVRSRCLEALERIK, from the coding sequence ATGAGACTGCATTCGCAACGGGGGCCGGTCAATCCCACGGTCGGGCTGCTGCTGCTTGGGTTCATCGTCGCCTGTGTCTGGATCTGGAAGCGGCTGCCGCCGGAACTACAGGACCAAATCGTCGAGCAGGCGGTGCCCGTAGTGGCCGCCGCCGCCGTCGTCCTGCTCCTTGTCTGGCGGATCGTCAAGCGGATCAGACGGCGGGCACACATGAAGCAAGAGCGGGCGTTGCTGCTCGCGCAGTTTCAGAAAGCCACGGCGCCGGACAAGCGGCTCGAGCTAGCCTGTACGCTGGTCGAGATCAACGATTATCAAATGGAAGGGCTGGAGTCAGTCGCTGACGAGTTTCAGACGGTCTTCAGTAAGACGCTGACGACTGCGCTGGGCGACAAGCTGTACCGAGACCGTGGCCGGGCGGCCAGTTACCTCGGCGTGTTGTGCGATCCGCGGGTGGTGCCGCTGATGATGAAGGCGTTGGACGACGACCACTGGTGGGTGCGGTCGCAGGCCGCGCTGGGGCTGGGAAGGATGCGGGCAAAGGAAGCGAAAGCAAAGTTGGAGGAGATGGCGGCGGAGGATTGGGATCAAACAGTGCGTAGCCGGTGCCTGGAGGCGTTGGAGAGGATTAAGTAA
- a CDS encoding ATP-binding cassette domain-containing protein, with protein sequence MNHPAIETAHLRKAYDQVMAIEDISFQVQTGEIFGLLGPNGAGKSTTLRILITLLQPTSGQAFVLGHDVAREADTVRRLIGYVPQERALDRFLTGREHLELLAALYHLPKDEARCRIGELLKLVDLEAKADQPAKNYSGGMKRKLDIACGLLPNPKIVFLDEPTLGLDVQSRLRIWDYVRQLKARGITIVMTTNYLDEADRLCDRLAIIDKGRIKAMGSPAELKAALGGDIVSLTIGASDTPRIDALATALRALPMVRAVNPKPAGVDIRVESSEKALPAVLESANRVGCGLELVTYHRPRLDDVFVAHTGRAIRTEFPDEDPC encoded by the coding sequence ATGAACCACCCCGCCATCGAGACCGCCCATCTGCGCAAGGCCTACGACCAGGTCATGGCGATCGAGGACATTTCCTTTCAGGTCCAGACCGGGGAAATCTTCGGCCTGCTGGGGCCCAACGGCGCGGGGAAGAGCACAACCCTCCGCATCCTGATCACTCTGTTGCAGCCGACCAGCGGGCAGGCGTTTGTCCTGGGCCACGACGTGGCACGGGAAGCCGACACGGTGCGCCGGCTCATCGGCTACGTGCCGCAGGAGCGGGCACTGGATCGGTTTCTCACTGGCCGCGAGCACCTCGAACTGCTGGCCGCCCTCTACCATCTGCCCAAGGACGAAGCGCGCTGCCGTATCGGCGAACTGCTCAAGCTGGTGGACCTCGAAGCCAAGGCCGATCAGCCGGCCAAAAATTATTCGGGCGGCATGAAGCGCAAGCTCGACATCGCCTGTGGGCTGCTACCCAATCCCAAAATCGTGTTTCTTGACGAGCCGACGCTTGGGTTAGATGTGCAGAGCCGGCTGCGCATCTGGGACTACGTGCGGCAGCTCAAGGCGCGTGGGATCACAATTGTGATGACAACGAACTACCTGGACGAAGCCGATCGACTGTGCGACCGGCTGGCGATCATCGACAAGGGGCGGATCAAGGCTATGGGATCGCCGGCCGAGTTGAAAGCCGCGCTGGGCGGGGACATTGTCTCACTCACCATCGGCGCGTCCGACACGCCCCGAATCGACGCGCTGGCCACGGCACTGCGCGCGTTGCCGATGGTGCGGGCAGTTAATCCCAAGCCGGCGGGCGTAGACATCCGCGTCGAATCGTCGGAAAAAGCGCTGCCCGCAGTGCTGGAGTCCGCTAATCGTGTGGGGTGCGGTCTCGAACTGGTGACCTATCACCGCCCGCGGCTCGACGACGTCTTCGTCGCGCACACGGGCCGTGCGATTCGAACCGAATTCCCAGACGAAGACCCCTGTTGA
- a CDS encoding zinc ribbon domain-containing protein yields the protein MNTCTTCGHELFDGHRYCTRCGKPIRPTEQTATAAPNLPRPATSPDTEELNMTALYVMVAALLLALLIPPWETPPGHPPEFLGFSFYWEPPERGAVVSRMMATIELSTIGIAGLYCSWLLRKRK from the coding sequence ATGAACACCTGCACCACATGCGGCCACGAGCTGTTCGATGGGCATCGCTACTGCACACGCTGCGGAAAACCGATCCGGCCCACCGAACAGACTGCGACCGCCGCCCCCAACCTGCCGCGTCCCGCCACTTCCCCCGACACGGAAGAGCTGAACATGACGGCGCTCTATGTCATGGTGGCAGCGCTGCTGCTCGCCCTGCTTATTCCGCCGTGGGAAACCCCGCCGGGCCATCCACCGGAGTTCCTTGGTTTTTCATTCTATTGGGAACCGCCCGAACGGGGCGCCGTCGTGTCCCGCATGATGGCAACCATCGAACTCTCCACCATTGGCATCGCCGGGTTGTATTGTTCCTGGTTGCTGCGGAAGAGGAAGTAG
- a CDS encoding Lon family ATP-dependent protease, protein MQTESERPQFEQEPAFPIPDRVPLFPLPETVFFPKTYLPLHVFEPRYRQMVADTTVRGQCIGMVLLKEGWEQGYEGNPRVFDVGCVGRIVSVQSLQDGRSNILLQGLRRFEIQSQDYDKPYREARIALKPEETDTALEPSIRADLLRAVGNYLRSCDEGPYWRELLRLDISDEILVNHLSVGLECTPLEKQFLLEAETLRQRARRLYDLLQFILHEHGDVQGLG, encoded by the coding sequence ATGCAAACGGAATCGGAGCGACCACAGTTCGAGCAGGAACCGGCGTTTCCCATTCCCGACCGTGTGCCGCTGTTTCCCCTGCCCGAAACAGTGTTTTTCCCAAAAACCTATCTGCCCCTGCACGTCTTCGAGCCGCGCTATCGCCAGATGGTTGCGGACACAACTGTTCGCGGCCAGTGCATCGGCATGGTGTTGCTGAAAGAAGGCTGGGAGCAGGGCTACGAAGGCAATCCGCGGGTGTTTGACGTCGGCTGCGTCGGCCGGATCGTCAGCGTCCAGTCGCTGCAGGACGGCCGATCCAACATTCTGCTCCAGGGACTCCGCCGGTTCGAAATTCAATCGCAGGACTACGACAAGCCGTATCGTGAGGCGCGCATCGCGCTCAAGCCGGAGGAAACCGACACGGCGCTGGAGCCCTCCATCCGTGCCGACCTCCTGCGCGCCGTAGGCAACTATCTCCGGTCCTGCGACGAGGGGCCCTACTGGCGCGAGCTGCTGCGGCTCGACATCTCCGACGAAATTCTGGTCAACCACCTGTCGGTCGGTCTGGAGTGCACGCCCCTTGAAAAGCAGTTTCTGCTTGAAGCCGAAACGCTTCGCCAGCGTGCCCGCCGGCTCTACGACCTACTCCAATTCATCCTGCACGAACACGGGGACGTGCAGGGGCTGGGGTGA
- a CDS encoding sodium:calcium antiporter, which produces MFLSSSPEARMSLWAALGLFGVSIGVTLAACSLFTNGIEWFGKRRKLPEGAIGSVLAAIGTTMPETSIPVIAIFFGTGQERADVGIGAILGAPFMLGTLVLPILGFLVLLYAGMGKRAAVFHLDYNEVRIDLLFFLIAYSTAVGCAFVTSAPLRYVAAGLLVTMYLYYMKLKFAGASDGEAMLEPLIFSPKRAVPAYFIIVIQAVVGLAGLAAGAHLFVTATETIAKSVHVSPLILALLIAPLATELPELSNSFLWLYRKKDTLAVGNVTGAIVFQSTVPVSVGLFGTEWQLAPTAMTTMGLALTSIAWCYAQLLVGGHWRPWLLAVGSVLYLGYTVAIAYGF; this is translated from the coding sequence ATGTTCCTCAGTTCAAGCCCAGAGGCTCGTATGAGCCTGTGGGCGGCCCTGGGCCTGTTTGGGGTATCGATTGGGGTGACGTTGGCCGCCTGCTCGCTGTTTACCAACGGCATCGAGTGGTTCGGTAAGCGCCGCAAGTTGCCCGAAGGCGCCATCGGCAGCGTGCTCGCCGCCATTGGGACGACGATGCCTGAAACCTCCATTCCCGTCATTGCGATCTTTTTTGGTACCGGGCAGGAGCGGGCGGATGTCGGCATCGGCGCCATTCTCGGCGCGCCTTTCATGCTGGGTACGTTGGTGCTGCCGATTCTCGGTTTCCTCGTGCTTCTCTATGCCGGGATGGGCAAGCGCGCCGCGGTCTTCCATCTGGACTACAACGAAGTGCGAATCGACCTGCTGTTTTTCCTGATCGCCTACAGCACGGCAGTTGGTTGCGCGTTTGTGACGTCGGCGCCCCTGCGCTATGTGGCAGCCGGCCTACTGGTGACAATGTACCTCTATTACATGAAGCTGAAGTTTGCCGGCGCGTCGGACGGCGAGGCTATGCTCGAGCCACTGATCTTTTCGCCAAAGCGCGCCGTGCCGGCCTATTTCATAATCGTCATCCAGGCGGTGGTCGGCCTGGCCGGACTGGCGGCGGGGGCCCACCTCTTCGTGACGGCGACGGAGACCATCGCGAAGTCCGTGCACGTGTCACCCTTGATTCTGGCGCTGCTGATCGCGCCGCTGGCCACGGAGCTGCCGGAACTGTCGAACAGCTTCTTGTGGCTCTACCGCAAGAAGGACACACTGGCGGTTGGTAACGTGACCGGCGCGATCGTCTTCCAGAGCACGGTGCCCGTGTCGGTGGGGCTGTTTGGGACAGAATGGCAACTGGCACCCACGGCGATGACCACGATGGGCCTCGCACTCACGTCGATCGCCTGGTGCTATGCGCAGTTGCTCGTGGGCGGGCACTGGCGACCCTGGCTGCTGGCTGTCGGTTCGGTACTCTATCTTGGCTATACGGTGGCAATCGCCTATGGGTTTTGA
- a CDS encoding carotenoid 1,2-hydratase encodes MFSSSVGRRFTGIVAGVLVLLTFDAGQVPATSPDQRAPAGFRNAKPGYVYRFPFDHGTHDDFRTEWWYYTGHLRTNDGRRFGYQVTFFRRAADLEKVAGNQSAWAIRHLYLAHVALTDPDGKRFRYAEKISRAALGKAGAEAGRLHVWLDHWSAEAAPSSHGPHRLLAGGEDFALDLTVTPDQPPVVHGEHGVSRKGAAPHETSHYYSFPRLMTTGVVTVEGKSYTVDGLSWMDHEFGSGDLGPDLSGWDWFSLQLADNTSLMLYCLRRTDGSLAPASSGTVIFPDGRTRHLSYADVQVETLAHWLSQTSGARYPSRWHMTVPSLTLDVELRPLLADQELVTVHSTQVTYWEGAVTASGTQRGAAITGQGYVELTGYAKPIKKRL; translated from the coding sequence ATGTTTTCGTCTTCAGTCGGGCGACGATTCACGGGGATTGTGGCTGGTGTGCTGGTGCTCCTAACGTTCGATGCGGGGCAGGTACCGGCCACATCTCCCGATCAGCGTGCACCGGCCGGATTCCGCAACGCGAAACCGGGCTACGTGTATCGCTTTCCCTTCGACCACGGCACGCATGACGACTTCCGCACTGAATGGTGGTACTACACTGGCCACCTGCGGACAAACGACGGCCGCCGTTTTGGCTATCAGGTGACCTTTTTCCGGCGCGCTGCGGATCTGGAGAAAGTGGCCGGCAATCAGTCCGCATGGGCGATTCGCCATCTCTATCTGGCCCACGTGGCTCTGACCGACCCTGATGGAAAGCGGTTTCGCTACGCGGAAAAAATCAGTCGCGCCGCCCTCGGCAAGGCCGGTGCGGAAGCCGGACGGCTCCACGTTTGGCTCGACCACTGGTCGGCCGAGGCGGCCCCGTCGTCGCACGGGCCCCACCGCCTGCTTGCCGGCGGCGAGGACTTTGCGCTCGATCTGACGGTCACCCCGGATCAGCCGCCGGTCGTGCACGGCGAGCACGGCGTGAGCCGCAAGGGGGCGGCCCCACATGAAACCTCCCATTATTATTCGTTTCCGCGCCTGATGACGACCGGGGTGGTCACGGTTGAGGGGAAGTCCTACACGGTCGATGGTTTGAGCTGGATGGATCACGAATTCGGCTCGGGCGATCTGGGTCCAGACCTTTCTGGATGGGACTGGTTCAGTCTCCAGTTGGCCGATAACACCAGCCTCATGCTCTACTGCCTGCGCCGGACTGACGGTTCACTTGCCCCAGCTTCTAGCGGAACGGTGATCTTCCCCGATGGCCGAACGCGGCACCTTTCGTATGCTGATGTACAGGTGGAGACGCTCGCGCATTGGTTGAGTCAGACGAGCGGCGCGAGGTACCCGAGCCGCTGGCATATGACGGTCCCCTCGCTGACATTGGACGTCGAGCTGCGCCCGCTACTGGCCGATCAAGAATTGGTCACTGTGCATAGTACGCAGGTGACCTACTGGGAAGGCGCGGTCACGGCTTCTGGCACGCAGCGAGGGGCAGCCATCACCGGACAGGGCTATGTCGAGCTGACTGGTTACGCCAAGCCAATAAAAAAGCGTCTATGA
- a CDS encoding ABC transporter, whose product MREYFQEVQALTMRWIRRLSREKFSMLFTLVQPMLFWLIFFGNLFQRAADVQVMHAPNYISFLAAGVVVMTILNNGLAGGVDLLFDKENGFLERLMSTPIRRTSVVLSRFIFVTTITCLQVLVILGVAFFFGVVPATGLAGVAVILLIAMLFGVGLTAISMALAFSARSHGDFFSVLGFLSLPMIFLSSALVPLQVMPAWMSFLAKFNPMTWAIDAVRPLILSGWVEALPKVGIVIMIMIVFDAVCLYGSAKAFRRAIG is encoded by the coding sequence ATGCGCGAATATTTTCAGGAAGTTCAGGCACTAACCATGCGGTGGATCCGCCGGCTGAGCCGTGAGAAGTTCAGCATGCTCTTTACGCTCGTGCAGCCGATGCTGTTCTGGCTGATTTTTTTTGGCAATCTTTTTCAGCGGGCGGCTGACGTGCAGGTCATGCATGCGCCCAACTACATCAGCTTCCTTGCCGCGGGCGTTGTCGTGATGACGATTCTCAACAATGGGTTGGCCGGTGGAGTCGATCTACTCTTCGACAAGGAGAACGGCTTCCTCGAGCGGCTCATGTCCACGCCCATCCGCCGCACCTCCGTCGTGCTAAGCCGGTTCATCTTCGTTACGACGATCACCTGCCTTCAAGTATTGGTCATCCTCGGCGTCGCCTTTTTCTTCGGCGTCGTGCCGGCCACAGGGCTGGCAGGGGTGGCCGTCATCCTGCTGATCGCCATGCTGTTTGGTGTGGGACTCACAGCCATCTCCATGGCACTGGCGTTTTCTGCCCGGAGCCACGGGGACTTTTTTTCAGTGCTAGGCTTCCTGTCGCTGCCGATGATCTTCCTGAGCTCCGCGCTGGTGCCGTTGCAGGTGATGCCGGCCTGGATGAGTTTTCTGGCCAAGTTCAATCCGATGACTTGGGCCATCGACGCGGTCCGCCCGCTGATTCTTTCAGGCTGGGTTGAGGCGCTGCCCAAGGTCGGGATAGTCATCATGATCATGATCGTGTTCGACGCGGTGTGCTTGTACGGTAGTGCCAAAGCGTTCCGCCGGGCAATAGGATAG